The Juglans regia cultivar Chandler chromosome 16, Walnut 2.0, whole genome shotgun sequence nucleotide sequence ATCGCTGCTGTTGAGTACCGTGAACTGCTGCAGGTTAGATTGGCTCTTGTAGCGCCGTATAATGCTGTTCTTTGAAAGGGATGTTTTAGGATACaacattatttcttcttctgGGGGCACCTGATGATCTCCAGTACTGTCGCCGTCCCCGTTACACATGATTACTTTCTTCTTGGTCTCAGTCTTTTTGGTCTTAGTAGGCTTTTGGATTGCTGTTGAGTTTTCAGGGTGAACTTTCCTGTGGAACATTTGGAGGATCTACAAGCCACATGTTATGTTGAATAACAAAGAGCAGGAAGAAAGAGAGCAGAAAAATAGAGATCAAGATAAGATTGAAGTAGTGGCCGCTGGGTCAATCTCTTTCTGTCTTTCATATAATACATGAAGATGAACAAAAAGTAAATAGCATAAGCATCATGGGCATGCACCAGAAATCTTTCAACATGATTCACTTCGATATAAGGATAATTCTTCTTGATATAATTTTCAATTGCTTAGTAAATGTACCTTATGCACTTTTTTCTCTGCTGAAGCAGAATCAAGAGGCCCACCAGCAGCTGCTGTAGAGCTCCGAGAAGAAGCATGaagcatttttttcttcagcagtTTTTTCATCAGGTGCATGGTAGATTTAACTGCTTCCTTTTCTGTTCGCCTATCCTCCCTGTCGCACTTTGTTCCAGGATTCTCCTCCGCTGTTTTACTCATCTGAAACAGCTCACCAAGAGATGTTCTATGTTCCTTCTTTGCCACTAccgttgttgttgctgctgctgtttCTGACAATTCAATTGCTGACCCAAACAGATATCCTTGGAGTGGGCAGACTGTAGTTCCATTCCCATTTGTCTCTGGACCTTCCATTTGCTTACCACCAAGTGTTATGCTGCTACCATGACTACTTCTTCCAGCGCTGACATGGCTGCTTCTCCCAGATGAATAATTGCAGCCATCGTCCTTAACTTCAGCTCCCAACACCTTTTCCAACTCATCGTTGATGAGCTTCAGATCGTTCTCTGTCACTTCTGTTTCGTTTTCAGTTATATTCTCAATAGAGATTGAAAACTTTGGTGTGGAAAGTTCATTCATGACTTGGTCTGTACCAAGGGTACCAATTGCAAGAAAGCCATGGAAGAGCTCATGAGATATTGCTGCAGATGATTCTTCTTCGTAttctaattcttcttcttctagtaCTCTTGCTTCCTCTTGACCAGTGAAAGATCTCCGAAGGTAGTGATCTTTTGGGGGTTGTTTGAAGATTTTGGTGCCATAGTTTGGCTTCTGGTGGCATTGAGGA carries:
- the LOC108991280 gene encoding protein LAZY 1-like, with the protein product MKLLDWMHRKFRQNSGDPLKDFAIGQTSLDDPQCHQKPNYGTKIFKQPPKDHYLRRSFTGQEEARVLEEEELEYEEESSAAISHELFHGFLAIGTLGTDQVMNELSTPKFSISIENITENETEVTENDLKLINDELEKVLGAEVKDDGCNYSSGRSSHVSAGRSSHGSSITLGGKQMEGPETNGNGTTVCPLQGYLFGSAIELSETAAATTTVVAKKEHRTSLGELFQMSKTAEENPGTKCDREDRRTEKEAVKSTMHLMKKLLKKKMLHASSRSSTAAAGGPLDSASAEKKVHKILQMFHRKVHPENSTAIQKPTKTKKTETKKKVIMCNGDGDSTGDHQVPPEEEIMLYPKTSLSKNSIIRRYKSQSNLQQFTVLNSSDSNGNREHWIKTDADYLVLEL